The genomic DNA GCCAATGTCCAAGTGTGTATAAAACCCAGTTTCCACAGCTCCCGCTACACAACGCGATGGGAGGAACTTCCTCTTGTGCGCTAGGGCCCGTGAACCTTAATGGGGACGGATCGTCCGAATTCATGTTAACGAGCCTGGTCAACCCGCGCCGCCTTCCACTACGGCCGCCATATCGAATAGAGCACTTTCCTCCACGCTAGTTTTCAGCAGCTTAAGGTTCCTCGCTAATGTCTCGTGTATTGTTTCAAACAGACGCAGAACTTCCTCTTCTCCTTCAACGAAGAAAATTCGGCATCAATATGATGATGAGCAGGTGGAACTATCATGGCGATGAGAACGCCTTAAAATTGGAGCGTTCCGGACGGCCGCGCACAGCCTCACTGTGTCAGACTGACACCCGTCACCTGTCTCCTACAGGCTTTATTTATCTCAACAGTCTATACGTACATGTACGCTCCCAAACTTCCCTGAAGAACCGAAGCCTTATCCCGCTTTCTCTCCTCGGAAGAAACAAGATCCGCACCTTAGGAGATTGCGAAAGTACTCACCTGTTCAATAGTTAGATAATCAGTCCAATCATTTTCAAACCGCCCTTTTCATTTACATCGCTGTGTTACCTAACCTTCTCTTCTAAGCCGGTACATGAATTGCTTGCCCAATGGATTGGCAGTGTCATGCACGATGGTTTGCCGTGACGCGCCTTTCTACCCGAGGCGCGCCTCGGTCGTTCGACCGTTGCTGAACGCTCAAGCGGCCTACCACGCTTTGCTAACAATAACTGAAGGGAGGTGAGTCTGATGACCAACTACCGTGAGGAGCAAGTGCTCCACGACCAGAGCCAACAGCCGTCACACCGAGTTCGCCTGCCCGGATTTGTAACCGACGAGGAAATCGGGCTCGGCGATGTGATCAAGCAAGCGACCTCATATTTTGGTATCAAGCCATGCGGAGGCTGCTATCAGCGGGCAGCGGCACTCAATCGTTGGGTGGTGTTCATCCCCTGATTGTGGATGGAGTCGTGGTCTCCCACTCGCGACTGTCACCATGACTGGAGATCCCGAAGACTGAAGGGAAAAGCATTATGAATGAAGCAACTCAAACTCCGGAACCACCGGAAAGCCAGCCGGTTAGGGGGAGTGAAGTGCGTCAGACCGCATTTCCTACCCAGATGCATACCTCCGTCTCAATCGCGCCGCAGGCCGGATGTCCTAGCTGTAGCAGCGTGGGGATAGCAGATATGAATTCCACCGAGAAGGGGAGGCCATCTTATGTCTATGCCATTGGACGGGTCGAGACGCGTTTCCCTAGCCTCGCCGCACAGAAAGAATTTGCTCAGGCGACGGGGCGCTCAGACTCGGCGGGGAAAACCGACCAGCAGACCTTCCATGCTGTGCTGTCCAAGCGTGAGCACCGATATTTGGTGCGCCAGTTATGTTGGGTACTGACGATTCAGGGCCTGGAAACCTATCTCCTAATGCCGCGAGATCCCGCAGACTTGGATCTTCTGGTGGAAGCCATCCGTCCCGCTCAAAGTCCCAACGATATCGACGTCGTCATCGGTGTGCGCGGCCCTATCGCCCCGCCGGAGATGTGCAACGGACTGATGGTGCCTATAATCGTGTTCGACCAAATCTATTCCTTCGATCGGGACGTGTTCATCAAATCCATCCCCAAACCAGAGAAAATTGCGGCCGAGAAATTTACCGCCACCGCAGGCGAACTTCTCGATCGGATTATACAGATGACGGATAATGCCGGCGCGACGGATGAATACCGGGCGATGAATTACCTCGCCATGCGCTATCCGGCCATCTATGCGACCGTAACCGAATGTCATAACCGAGATTGTTCTCTCACTGCCGTCAATGTCCAGCCATCGTCTTTGAGCGGCATTCGCAAGATTGTCGAGGCCATCTTTTCGTTTACGCATCGTCAGACCGACGTGACCGAGAAGTACTTTGTGCGCGTCGACGTCACCGAGGAGTTTCCGTTCCTGGTCACGAAAATGTCGCCTTACTATGATCGTTAAACTTCTTCCACTGAAAAGAAAAGGAGATGTGACATGCGCGCCATAAACATGCCAGGATTTACTGCCGAAGCTTCGCTCTATAGGATGGTCAGATATTACCAAACACTTGGATCTGACGATTCAGCCGAGGAAGCCGTGGTGTCACCACAGCAATTACTCGCCGCAAACAATTGTTATTCGAAGTGCTATTTAGATTGCATGGATTGCGATCGGAGCCGGCCAGGCTGCCCATTACCCTCCGTGTGCGCTTCTGGTTGTCGTTGTCGTTGCTACGGTATATGCCCACCGCCGCCGCTGCCAGCGCCACCTCCTTACTTTGATCAATGTGACAAAAATATGGGCTGGTGTATTTTAGGCTGTGCCCTGGGCGCAATATTTGGTGGCAATCCGGCTCTATGCATCCTTCAATGCGACGCAAGATACGTCCTGTGCGAGAAGTATGGAATAGGGTAGCCCTCATAGCGATGTTGGAGTGATCCGGAATTAAATAAGAACACGCGGGTCATCGGATCACTGGTTCCGGAGACTATAACTTCGCGCTGCGATCGTTGGGGTGCATGATTGAAATTCGTTCAACGATGTTGAGCAGGTGTAACTCTCATGACGGTGAGAACGTCTTAGGGATCGCTCAGCACGCACTGTGCAATGTCTCACCGTATCAACTGCGACATAATCGCTGTCGCGTAAAGGCTCTATTTATCTCAACAGTCTATACGTATATGTACGCTCAAAAACTTGCATGAAGAGCCGAAGGTCTTAGGCGGCACCTCACCTCAACGCGGCATTGCGGTGGTTTCACCGTTTGGAACCGCCGTCACTGTGGGAGAAAGCGGTAGGCTGATGGAACCTATGCGGCAGGAAGTTCATGAATTTTTCATCGCATTAATGGTTCTTATTTATGTTTAAATGCAACGACTTTTTTCAGGCGTCTCCGGAGGCTCCATCTGAATGATGGTCTAACCTTTCTTCATCGCATCGAGGCCGGCCCGTAACCCTTTGGCGACCTTTTCGGCACTATCGTCCGCCCAGAAATGCATGAAATACAAATCCGGCCATCCATGAACCAAATGGTTGTGCAGGGCCGTGACCAGAATGCCATGTTCGGCCAATGCCTTGGTGACTCGATCCACCTCTTCACTCACCATGACAAAGTCCCCGGTCGTAGCCACCTTGTTCCCTCCCGCTGATTGAAAATTGAGCGCGGTCGCCATTCCCATGCTTGGGGGCAGTAGTGCTCCATGCAGCTTAATGGACTCCGGCCTGGGCACCGAGACGTGCAACACGCCATCTTTGATCTTGCCCTTGTAGCCGAGTTCCTTCTGAATAGCCTCGACATCAAAATCGACCTCCTCACCGGCAGTGCTCATCACAATCGGGGTCGCACCGGCAAGTTGCGGTTCCATCGGCGTACCCGTGAGACTTAAGGCCTCCTTGATCTGCGTGGCCATTTTCCCTGCATCGCCTTTACCTTCAATATGGAGAAACATGAGCTTGGGCGTCTCACCAATCAGATGGTTATGGAGAGCACTCACTTGAATGCCTACTTTTCGAAGTTGGTTAAACACGGCACCGACTTCGTGTTCGGTTAACACCAGATCTCCGTCCAAAACCGCGTCATGGCCTGCCTGTTTAAATGCGATCCAGGTTCCGAGCGCAAAGCCGGGTTTCAGCTGGACTCCATTCAGCGTGACCGACAAATCTTTGCGGGGCAGCGACACTTTATAGACATCGTCCTTCATCTCACCGGGTTTGCCGATGGCTTGCTCAATCGCTTTCGTATCAAGGCTGCCAGAAGCTGCTTCGCCTTCAGCCGGTACTGCACACAAGCACACCATTCCCAACAGACTTATGGCAATCATTGTGCGGTTCATGGTGCCCTCCATTTATTTATACGAATCCCTTTAACATTGTGCCACTAGACAACGCGTTACTTATTACCGAGCACTTCTAACTGCAGATCGTCAAAATGCGTGACCGCGTCCGATTTGGTCCACAGCCCAATACGCCCTTTCGTAAACGTTTCGTCGCACAGTTTAAATACTGATCGCTCATCGAAGGTGACGTGGATGTTGCACCCCTCCATCCGCACGCGCAGCTGGCGCCACTGGCGAACATTAATGACATGATCGAAATTCTGGAGCATGTGCCGCACCCCTTTCACGACCCGGTAGATGCGGATGTTTTGTTCCAGAGGGTTGGCCCGAGCGAGATAGTAATTGCGATCGTCAGTTGCCCGCCAGATGAGCCCGCCACCCATATCGGCCTTGCCATCAATGGGCAGCAGCTTCACGCTGAGGTCGATATTCTCCGACTCTGTGCCTTGGATCAGCACCGTTTTGTAGGCATGCTCCGCCCCTTTTCTTTGGAGTTGAGCCAAGGCATGGGGTGAGCTGGGAGCCTTGTCGCTGGCGGTGACTTGCCACTCACCTGCCGGCCGCCCATCAAACAGCGTTCCGATTTGGAAGCCGGGTGGAACCTTCCCCGGCTGGTCACGATCAAAATTCCAGAGTTGCACATCGGCGGCGATCGCGAGCGTCGTACTGAGCAAGAGAGCCGGCGCAGCGCCACACCACAGCCCAATAGATGAGGGTTTCATAAATACCTCGCGTTTATGACCTTCAACGTCATGTGACCTCCTCCCAACAACAATGGGCGAAGGGCTCATACGGTGGAAAATGCCTCGTGTCCTGTTCCATTAAGTAAACTAGTCCTCCTTCATCATCCTGTACTTGAGAAAATGAACGATTCCGGCCATCACATGCTGCACCAAGTTGTAGAAGATGACGGGCAGCGAGAGGGCATGAGTTACAGATTCTCTCTCATGGGGACTTTTTTAAGAAAGGCGCCCAGATCAGGATTGGCATAGGCGCCATAGCCATCGGTGAGCGCTCCTCGTGTACCGTCGTTGGCCTCTATGGCATAGACGATCGAGAGATCGTCCGGATCGCTGGCACCTTCGAACCGATGATGTTCCACAATCGTCAACTCGCCCGGTTGAAAGGTTTTGCCGCTCTCGACATCGCGAAAGGCATTCTTCAGAAACTCGAAGTTCGCGGCAAACCCGCGCTCCTTCAACCCGCGTACCGCTTCGTCCATTGTTTTGTAGGTCATGGCATGCATGTCGGACCTCCTTTATGGTTTCGGCACCTTGTGCTTCATGAGATCATTTCATTGGAAGCTGCTCATGACTACTCCTTATATCCCTTGCCGTAAGGACCTCAGTGAAACGTTTCATGGCAATCGCCGCTAGACGAAGGCGGCTCCATTCTGGGCCGACCCTCTCGCCGCTTTTCACGAACCTCCAGCGCTCGTTTTCTCCTCGCCATCGCTTCCCTTGGGATCTTCAAGGCAGAAGGTTCGTTCGTCCGCAGGATATCGGCCTGCGGAGCTGGTATCGCTGGTGCAGAGATACATGTTCTTCACTTCTTCGGTGTTCCAGATGTGCAGGCATCGCGCCGTCAGATGTGGCAGCATGCGCGGAGCTCCCCCGAACAGTTCCGCGCTGGCGCGGTTGGTCATCCCGACCGCAAGCAGCCGATTGCCCGTCTGCAACATCTTCGGCTCCACAGGCCCCTGAAAGATGATCGCGAACCAGGGCGCGTTCTCCCGTTCCGCCGGCGCCGAGCTCGACGTCGGATCTGCATCAAGGGGCTGCTCTTTGGCCAAAATGACAATACCGTCCGGCTTGTGACTCACTTGGAGAATCATCCCCGCCAATTCTACTTTGTGGGGGACAAAGGCCGTGTTCGACGGGTGGTATGCCTGGTCCTCTCAGGACTGAATGTCAAAGGAGTCGGTTTCGGCGCCCTTCATAACATCGGCAGGAAAGATCGGGTTGGTGCACGACTCCAACATCAGGGTGATCAAGAACAGTCCGATGATACGCATGGTGAATCTCCTTTCTGCCAAACGCTGAAGCACAGAAGGCCTGCAGAGTGTGAGAGAGATCCTTCTATACACTGTAACAGATATTGCAATTCACTGAAATACACGTTAATGTGTTTTTCTACGAAGCCTATGAGCTGGGTCGTCTTTTCCTATTCACTCTCCGTCAAACGCGCCTCGAGCGCACGCGTCTCATTTTGGCGGAGGTTGCAGCGCATGGGAGCGGTGACGGCCAAAGCCGGTGTGTATGTCCTGCCGCCACATGACGAGTGCGTGGAAGCGTTCCAATGGCTTGCGCAGGAAGTGCAGCAGATCGGCGGCGACGCGGTGGTGATGCGGGTGGACCGGTTCGAAGGGCTTCCCGATGCCAAGCTGGTGGAACTCTTTCAGGAGAGCTGCCGAGTGAAGTATGCCGAACTCGAAAGCGAGGCGACAGAGCTGGAGAAATCGCTGCGGTGGGGCAAAAAGGCCCTCGCCCGTGCGGAGGGTTTAGACAAACTGGAAAAGCTGCGCAAGCGGCAAGCGGAAATCGCCCAAGTGGATTTTTTCCCCTCACTGGACGCGGTCAAGGTGACCGACTTATTGCGCCGCATTCAGGAGCAGCTCCGGCAAGGGAATAGAGTAGCGGCTCCGGTGGCCGCCAAGAAGCTCGCAGACTATCGCGATGCGAGATGGGTGACGCGCCCGCGCCCGCATGTTGATCGGCTGGCCTGTGCCTGGCTGATTCGACGCTTCATCAACCCGACAGCGGAAATCCGCTATGCCACCCGCTCAGAGTCCGGAGAGGTTGGGTTCGACATGCGCGAGGCCGAGTTCGGACATCAGGGGAATTGCTGCACCTTCGAAACGATGATGAGCGCCTTCGGCCTTAAAGAATCGGGCCTGGAGGGTCTCGCAGAAATCATCCATGAGATTGATCTCCGTGATGGCCGCTATGCCCGGCCTGAAACGGCTGGTCTGGAACTGATCCTGAAAGGGTGGCTGCAAGCGGGATTACCCGACAAGGAGATCGAGCAGCGCGGCATCGCATTGTTTGAGGGTCTCTTCACCGCCTTGTCACGAATGAGCCGGCCAGCCCAGACGACGTGACCCCACGTCCTCGAACCAATCGGCGATTGCCGGACTATGTGTGGTCGGATTCCCAGCCCGGTTACCTAAAGTCTGGCACGCACACCGGAAGGAACATGCCACAGACATTCTAAAAGCGATCCAAAGAGGGATGCTGAGCGCTGCATCGCTAAAATTGTGAATGGTGTCTGCCAGCAAGGCGACACTGTCGGAGATGAGGACAATGCCCAATTGGAAGAAGGCGGTGACCAGCAACCCACCCAAGGACCACTTGAGCGCCCAGAGCCCTCGCTGACTCGTCAGGATAGCTGAATCAAGCGTGCCATGCATGTGGTCATGGTCGGTCTTATCGGTGTGTCCGTCCACGGAACTTCAGTATCCTTTCATCGGCAAAAGAGCTATCTAAAGTAGTAGAAGTCTAGCCACCGATCAAATAGAAAACGAGAAGATTTTTCTGAGGATACCCGATTTCTTCTCTCTGCTTCCCTCACACTTATCGCCGCCCTCTTCCTGCACATCTTCACCTTGGCAAGTGAAAGGACGCAGATGTTTATGAGTGTTCTTAACAAGAGTGGCGTGATTAACGAGGTATGGGAAGGTGATTTCCTGCAGCCTTACTGAAGCTTCCACATAACAGTGCCGATTTTATTCTCACTGACTCTCCCACATCACCCCTCGCACTATGGCGTCCCTGGCCGTGAACTTCCTCGGCTCCGAATCGGAACAGGAACATTGCGTCGATCAGCCGTTCGTTCGGGATGTGTCGCGCGCTTCGACTCGCACGTCGCCCTGCCGGGCGAGCACCTCATGCCTGGTGATGGTCCCTTCACGCCAAAAGCGAAGATCGAGCGTCGCCTTGCCGATCCGGAGTTGACGAACCGTGAGGTCCGGCAGCCACCGTGGAAGCACGGGATCGAGATAGAGCGTTTTATTGGGCGCATCGGCCTCAAGCCCTAGAATGGCCCGGAGAAGCTGAAACACGCTGCCCGCCGCCCAGGCCTGCGGCACATTGGCGCCGAGATATTGCACCGGGAACGTCCCCGGCCCCCGTTCAATGCCGGCATACAGCTCCGGCAGGCGATTGAGCAGGAAATAGCGGCCGGCCTCGCTGATATCACGGGCAATCAAGCCCGCCTCCTGTGCAAACCCATATCGTTTGAAGCCCATGGCGATGATGCCGTTGTCGTGCGGCCACACTGACCCGTTTTGATAGGAGAACGGATTGTACGCCGGATGCCGCGCGGACAAAGTCCGGATGCCCCATCCGCTCCACATGTCCGGTTCACGCAATCGTCGCACCACTCGTTCGGCGCGGTCCGGACGGACGATGCCGCTCCACAGCAGATGGCCGGCGTTGGAAGCGATCGTCGTGACCGGCTTCTTGTCGCCATCCAAGGCGAACGCGTAATACCCAAGGCCCTCGCACCAAAACCGCTCTTCGAACCGTTGTTGCAGGACCGCGGCTTCGCGCCGGAGGTTCGCCGCCAGGTCGGAATCGCCGAGATATTCCGCGCACTCGGCGGCCCGGCGCTTCGCATCGAAGACATATCCTTGTAGCTCGCAAAGCGCTTTGGGTCCTTTCACCGGCGAGCCGTCCGGATAAAGAACCGCGTCGCCGGCATCCTTCCATCCCATGTTTTCGTAGCCCTTGTCGGAGCGGGTCTGGTACTCCTGGAATCCGTCCCCGTCACGGTCTCCGTATTGATCGATCCACCGCAAGCACTGCTTGATTGTCTCCGCATAGCGGGCAACGAGCCCTTCGTCGCCCAACCACTTCCACGCCTCGTGCCATGCAATGATATAGAGGATGGTCGCGTCGGCGGTTCCGTAATAGGGGGTATGGGGAACCCGTTTGAAATGGGCCAGCTCACCGACCCGGAGCTCGTGAGGCATCTTTCCCGGCTCCGCGTCCCTGTAGTCGTCCATTTCGGTCGCTTGGAGCTCTGCCAGACGCTTGAGCGTGCCCCTGGCGAAATCGGGATAGACCATCATGTTCTGCAGGCTCACGATCAGGCTGTCGCGACCGAAGACGCTGACGAACCAAGGGACCCCGGCGGCGGCCAGCCAC from Nitrospira sp. includes the following:
- a CDS encoding Chromate resistance protein ChrB; this encodes MGAVTAKAGVYVLPPHDECVEAFQWLAQEVQQIGGDAVVMRVDRFEGLPDAKLVELFQESCRVKYAELESEATELEKSLRWGKKALARAEGLDKLEKLRKRQAEIAQVDFFPSLDAVKVTDLLRRIQEQLRQGNRVAAPVAAKKLADYRDARWVTRPRPHVDRLACAWLIRRFINPTAEIRYATRSESGEVGFDMREAEFGHQGNCCTFETMMSAFGLKESGLEGLAEIIHEIDLRDGRYARPETAGLELILKGWLQAGLPDKEIEQRGIALFEGLFTALSRMSRPAQTT